The following coding sequences lie in one Bos taurus isolate L1 Dominette 01449 registration number 42190680 breed Hereford chromosome 28, ARS-UCD2.0, whole genome shotgun sequence genomic window:
- the DUSP13 gene encoding dual specificity protein phosphatase 13 isoform 1 (isoform 1 is encoded by transcript variant 1), which yields MDSLQKQDLRRPKIHGSVRVSPYQPPTLASLQRLLWVRRAAMLNHINEVWPNLFLGDAYAARDKKKLTQLGITHVVNVAAGKFQVDTGAKFYRGMPLEYYGIEADDNPFFDLSVYFLPVARYIRSALSVPQGRVLVHCAMGVSRSATVVLAFLMICENMTLVEAIQTVQAHRDICPNSGFLRQLQVLDNRLGRETGRL from the exons ATGGACTCGCTGCAGAAGCAGGACCTCCGGAGGCCCAAGATCCATGGGTCAGTCCGGGTGTCCCCCTACCAGCCACCCACGCTGGCCTCGCTGCAGCGCTTACTGTGGGTCCGTCGGGCTGCCATGTTGAACCACATCAATGAAGTCTGGCCCAACCTCTTCCTGGGAGACGC GTACGCAGCCCGGGACAAGAAAAAGTTGACCCAGCTGGGCATCACACATGTTGTGAATGTTGCCGCAGGCAAGTTTCAGGTGGACACAGGTGCCAAGTTCTACCGCGGAATGCCCTTGGAGTACTATGGCATCGAGGCTGATGACAACCCCTTCTTTGACCTCAGTGTCTACTTTCTGCCCGTTGCTCGATACATCCGAAGTGCCCTCAGTGTTCCCCAAG GCCGCGTGCTGGTACACTGTGCCATGGGGGTGAGCCGCTCTGCCACAGTTGTCCTGGCCTTCCTCATGATCTGCGAGAACATGACGCTGGTGGAGGCCATCCAGACAGTGCAGGCCCACCGCGATATCTGCCCCAACTCGGGCTTCCTCCGGCAGCTCCAGGTCCTGGACAACCGACTGGGGCGGGAGACAGGGCGGCTCTGA
- the DUSP13 gene encoding dual specificity protein phosphatase 13 isoform 2 (isoform 2 is encoded by transcript variant 2) — protein MKGKAGSSLPPCPPTARWVSLAKPVASWVPISLPGPGTANHRTKKFFPVCTFPSYWLKGPGPVSQERHSFPAQHQAQVLVPLTSQLCRVSDSLSQLTPDTSHPTAVRPDLQHWPESQGMDSLQKQDLRRPKIHGSVRVSPYQPPTLASLQRLLWVRRAAMLNHINEVWPNLFLGDAYAARDKKKLTQLGITHVVNVAAGKFQVDTGAKFYRGMPLEYYGIEADDNPFFDLSVYFLPVARYIRSALSVPQGRVLVHCAMGVSRSATVVLAFLMICENMTLVEAIQTVQAHRDICPNSGFLRQLQVLDNRLGRETGRL, from the exons ATGAAAGGGAAAGCCGGGTCTTCGCTTCCGCCCTGCCCTCCCACTGCCCGCTGGGTGAGCCTGGCCAAGCCAGTGGCCTCCTGGGTGCCCATTTCTCTTCCTGGTCCTGGCACCGCCAACCACAGAACAAAGAAGTTCTTCCCAGTTTGTACCTTCCCTAGTTACTGGTTGAAGGGGCCAGGGCCAGTTAGCCAAGAGAGGCACTCCTTCCCAGCCCAGCACCAGGCCCAGGTTCTGGTGCCACTGACATCCCAGCTCTGCAGGGTCTCGGATTCCCTCAGCCAGCTGACTCCTGATACGAGCCACCCCACCGCGGTGAGGCCTGACCTGCAGCACTGGCCTGAGTCACAGGG GATGGACTCGCTGCAGAAGCAGGACCTCCGGAGGCCCAAGATCCATGGGTCAGTCCGGGTGTCCCCCTACCAGCCACCCACGCTGGCCTCGCTGCAGCGCTTACTGTGGGTCCGTCGGGCTGCCATGTTGAACCACATCAATGAAGTCTGGCCCAACCTCTTCCTGGGAGACGC GTACGCAGCCCGGGACAAGAAAAAGTTGACCCAGCTGGGCATCACACATGTTGTGAATGTTGCCGCAGGCAAGTTTCAGGTGGACACAGGTGCCAAGTTCTACCGCGGAATGCCCTTGGAGTACTATGGCATCGAGGCTGATGACAACCCCTTCTTTGACCTCAGTGTCTACTTTCTGCCCGTTGCTCGATACATCCGAAGTGCCCTCAGTGTTCCCCAAG GCCGCGTGCTGGTACACTGTGCCATGGGGGTGAGCCGCTCTGCCACAGTTGTCCTGGCCTTCCTCATGATCTGCGAGAACATGACGCTGGTGGAGGCCATCCAGACAGTGCAGGCCCACCGCGATATCTGCCCCAACTCGGGCTTCCTCCGGCAGCTCCAGGTCCTGGACAACCGACTGGGGCGGGAGACAGGGCGGCTCTGA
- the DUSP13A gene encoding dual specificity protein phosphatase 13A, translating to MAEASLPQLRGDAEATPCPSVLELEELLRAGKVSSSHVDEVWPNLYIGDAATANNRFELWKLGITHVLNAAHGGLYCQGSPDFYGSSVSYLGVPAHDLPEFDISVYFSSAADFIHRALSTPGAKVLVHCVVGVSRSATLVLAYLMLRQQLSLRQAVITVRERRWVFPNRGFLHQLCRLDQQLRGAGRS from the exons ATGGCGGAAGCCTCGCTCCCACAGCTGAGGGGAGATGCCGAAGCCACGCCTTGCCCCAGCGTCCTGGAACTGGAGGAGCTCCTGAGGGCAGGGAAGGTTTCTTCCAGCCACGTGGATGAAGTTTGGCCCAACCTTTACATAGGAGATGC GGCCACAGCAAATAACCGCTTTGAGCTATGGAAGCTGGGCATTACCCACGTGCTGAATGCCGCCCACGGGGGCCTCTACTGTCAGGGCAGCCCTGACTTCTATGGCAGCAGTGTGAGCTACCTGGGGGTGCCAGCCCACGACCTTCCTGAGTTCGACATCAGTGTCTACTTCTCCTCTGCAGCTGACTTCATCCACCGTGCCCTTAGCACGCCTGGGG CCAAGGTCCTGGTGCACTGCGTGGTCGGGGTGAGCCGCTCCGCCACACTGGTCCTGGCCTACCTCATGCTGCGCCAGCAGCTCTCCCTGCGCCAGGCGGTGATCACCGTGAGGGAGCGCCGATGGGTCTTCCCCAACAGAGGTTTCCTTCACCAGCTCTGCCGGCTGGACCAGCAGCTGCGGGGTGCAGGCCGGAGCTGA